The genomic window CATCCAGGCCAGCTCTCCAGGCAGCTGGTCACGCCAGAAATCTACGTCGTGCCCGCCCGGGGAGAAGCTGCCCGCCGGCGGTTTCTTCAGCTGGTTGACGAAGCCGCGCGTGGCGAAGTAGAAGCGGTCGCCGGTCCCGCAATCCACCCGCAGCGGTATCTGGTTCAGCGCCGGCAGGCCCATGACGCTGTGCTGGACCCAGTCGTCGTAGCTGTCGAACGCCCCGGGTGCGCTGCCGGTGAACGAGGTGTACAGCGCCGGGCTGATCGCGCAGATCCCGGCGGTGCGCGCCGGCCCCAGCTGCGATCCGAGCAGCAGCGCACCGTAGCCGCCCATGGACCAGCCCAGAAATCCCACCCGGGAGGTGTCCATGCCCATCGAGGCCAGCATGGGCAACAGCTCTTCGAGCACCATCGCGCCGGAGTCCCCGCCCGAGGCCCGCCGGTGCCAATAGGTGTTGCCGCCGTCGACGCCGACCATGGCGAAGGGCGCCTTGCCCGCCTTGACCAGTTGGGCCAGACCGTCTTCGACACCGAGGTCGAGCATCTGGCCGGCGTTGCCGTCCTTGCCGTGCAGTGCTATCACCGGCCGCAGCAGCCTGGTTTGGCCGGGTGGCATGGCGATCACCCAGTTGGTCTTGACGCCGCCGCGGGCCGCCGAGACGAACGACCCGCTGAGCCTGGTGGGCAGGGTGCTGCCCGCGGTCGCGGGTTCGAACGGTGCCGGTGCTTGCGGCGGCGCTGCCTGCGGTTCCAGCGGATCCAGGATGGCGCTCAACGCCCAGACGCCGGCGGCTCCGGCGCAGGCGCCGGCACCCATCCGCAGCGCCGCGCGTCGAGTCAGGTC from Mycobacterium kubicae includes these protein-coding regions:
- a CDS encoding alpha/beta hydrolase; this encodes MTVVPDLTRRAALRMGAGACAGAAGVWALSAILDPLEPQAAPPQAPAPFEPATAGSTLPTRLSGSFVSAARGGVKTNWVIAMPPGQTRLLRPVIALHGKDGNAGQMLDLGVEDGLAQLVKAGKAPFAMVGVDGGNTYWHRRASGGDSGAMVLEELLPMLASMGMDTSRVGFLGWSMGGYGALLLGSQLGPARTAGICAISPALYTSFTGSAPGAFDSYDDWVQHSVMGLPALNQIPLRVDCGTGDRFYFATRGFVNQLKKPPAGSFSPGGHDVDFWRDQLPGELAWMAS